The segment AATATCAAATGTGTCAATTGGGCAGAATCTGATACCCTCATACTGGAAATTTGCAGACACAAATACAAAAGCAAAGCTTTAGTAAATACATTATTATTTCATTTGAACTATGATATTCAATTCTGTTTCCAACACTTCTCATGATTCTAACTCACCTATTTCTTTTAAAGGGAGTGCTATGCCCAAATGGCTGTGAATTGAGGACTGCTCTTTTAAAGGATGAACAGAATATGATGCCAATCATTAAAAACTTAAAATTACAAGTTTCAAATCTTTCCCAATCTTCACGTACAATTAACATTTATGTAGAAAGAGTAGATAACGAAATGTACCGGCGTGAATCTCAGTACCTGGGTAAGAATTTCTTGATGATAattaaaatactgcagatgctggaaatttgatatTAAACAGAAAACATTGGAAACAGTCAGCAGTTATCTGACTTGCTAAGAAATCCAGATTTTTCTGTTgagaattatttttatttttaataactTCTTTATCTATATCTTCATATTCTCTTGTAATACATATACTCTTCGCAGGTAACGATCACATACTAAATTCATACAGTACAGAACTGGAGGAACGTTTTTCATTAATAAAAGAAAAGGTTACACAAACACTTCCTTCTTCGATTCGTGTTATGCGTTCCCTGGTGGACAGTCTCAAAGAGAAACTGAAAAATCTTGAACGTGCAGTAATGGTGCAGAAGGAATATTGTGCACATCCTTGTGTAGTTTCCTGCAACATACCAGTTGTTTCAGGCAAAGGTGTGTAGGTTTAGAAAGTAAGTTCAAATCTcgattttattttcatttctttcTGTTTCCCTGTTAAGgataaattgatttttttttcagaatgtAATGATATTTATGAAAAAGGTGGTAGAACATCTCAGCTTTACTTAATCCAACCCGATTCCTTCAAGCAACCTTACAAAGTTTACTGTGATATGATAACTGAAGAAGGAGGTACCTATATTATTTCCAGGTGCAAACAATATTATTTTAATTAAATTCAGTATATCTTATTAACCACTGTTTGCTttgtatttattaatttttttccagGATGGACATTGATTCAAAACAGACAAGATGGTAGTGTTGGCTTTGGTAGATCATGGGATGCCTATAAAAATGGATTTGGAAACATCGCCTATGATTCAGGAAAAGGTTTCTGTGATACACCAGGTGAGACAGGAAAAATTATCTCAAAAAGTTAGTTGGTCTTGTAATTGCTTTCtccagaaaggggggggggggcagatgaGGGACTGATGTGCAATGGATAATTTAGTTTAATATTGATGGAACGGTGGGGACATCCAAACTGAGGTCCTCAGGATTTTGAAAATTGAAAACTTGGCTCATGAAAGACTATGAAATTCTAAGATAGAGTTATGTTTATTCTCATAAGACGTTAAGACTTAGGAGttaaattaggccatttggcccatcgaatctgttccaccattctgaAATGGTTGATTTATCACCTCTCTCAGCCCCATAATTCTGCCTTTTCACTGTATCCTTtgactaatccagaacctattaAACCCTGACTTAAATATGCACAATGATTTGatctccacagacatctgtggcaatgttTTTCTCAGATTCATtgctctttggctaaagaaattcctccttatctctgtactaAAGGGGTATCCAGGGCTTTACCCTCCAgtgctagactctcccactattggaaacatcatctccacatccattctatctagccctttcaataattggtaggttttgatgagatcctacttctaaatttcagcaagtacagtctgtgaaacactcctcatattaaccctttcattcctaggatcattcttgtgaacctcctctggactctctccaatgccaacacattgtttcttagataagggacctacaatcgctcacaatactccaagtgttctGCTCATCTGCTCTCTAATAAGATCAAAGGAGTTTCTCAACTATGTGGGCTTGTGATATTGCCACAAGCACTTGCTCACCCCATTCAAATTGGGCATGTCCTGGGATTTCTAGTTGGAGTTCCATTGCATTCAATATAACCTTAAATGTAAAGATTGTTTCTCTGTGCAATTCAAGGACTTTGTTTGCTTTCAAATATGTCTCTCCAGCAATATTTTGAGATTTTGAACATTTGAAGACACCACCCCTCAAAATTCCAACTACCATTATACTGTTAATTGCATATTTTATAAAACCTGATATAAATAGATTTGAAAGAAAAGAGATTTAATTGCTGAAAACtggcagaaaatagaaaaatattgATATTTTCATAGCACCTCAAATAATAAGGTAGGTTCATATTTTAGTTAGGCTCTGATCAGAACAAAAAGTCGGTGAAGTCAGATTAAGTAATAGTTTCAAAGCATTAACTTGCCTTTCGGGCACTCCTTAAACAATTATGAATTTTCCatattttcaaagattcaaagtacatttattaccaaagatgtatacgttatacaaccttgagattttttGCTTACAGTCAGctgcaaagcaaggaacccaaaagtacccaattaaaaaaaaaaccaacCCCCAtgcacacagagaaagagaaaaaaacaaatcatacgATCAATAGAATTGAGCAAAAACCACAGAATTTTATACTAAAATCTAACATTTGAACTCATTGTTTTGGCAgttagattttttttcatttgacCTGGAAAGTTTTGATGAAGTAAAATTTTGTTTTTCTTGAATAGAATTTAGTGGCTTGCCCCATAGAATTGTGTTGCCAACTCTTAGATTCTGCAAGCATTCCTTTGGTGTTCAATTTCTTCTAGCGAAACCCCATTTATTTAACTTTCAACTCATCAAAAAGAATGCAGAGGTGCATTCTTCCCAAATGATATTAGCTCTTCTGTTAATATCCAACTTCTCAATAAAATGTCAATGTTTGCAATATTTTTTCTACTTATATCTTCACTCTTGGTTTATACTTCAGAGTAGTTTTCTTTCTGAAATTACACTTGATGAAACATCTTTCTGATCTTTATTTTAACTTTTTGATATCAAAGCAATGTTTTAATCAGCCAATGCATTCAAACATAATTAATCAAATAAAATTGTTTTTATAAATTCCACATCAGTTTATTACTGTGCTGCAGAGTGATGCAATTAGTAGAGCTGTTGTCTTACAGCTCCAGCAAGCCAACTTCAATTCTGACCCTCAGTACCATTTGTATAGAGTCTGCATGTGGCTGGTGACTATACAGGTTTTCTCTGAAATCACATAATTAGGATTAATTGGCCACTGAAGCTGGTCCCTAGAATCCAGGTGAGTGACAAACTCTGAAAGGGAAATGATGAAAAAGTGAGGAGAATACATTGGTTCAGAAAGGATTTTTGAAAATGTGGGCATGAGGTGGTCAGCATGAAGCCTGTGCTGAAGGGTCTAATCCCATGatctatttcttgatgattgcATAGAATAACAAATAGTCTGCACAATAATTCATATTTTTTTGCAAAAGCAGATGAGAACGgaaaatgaaaaataattttCATTGTGTTCCTCTCTACATGTGCACCGGAACTCACAGAAGAATCTGAAGATGCATAGAGCATCCAATTATGTGCAACTAGACATCACTTCCAACGCCCTTCCTTCTGTACCATCCACACACTGttatacaaagcaacacacaaaaaacacTGGAGCAAATGAGCAGgccgggcaacatctatggaaaatagtaaatagTTGCTCGCTGCTTTGggccatcaggactggaaaggaattgggaaaagccagaataaaaaggtgggaggaggagaaggaagacaagctagaaggttataggtgaagtcaggtaggtaggggaggaggggtgaagtatgaagctggaagatgataggtagaaaaggtaaaaggctggagaggaaggaaacctttaggagaggagagtggaccataggaaggaggaggggcaccaggaggtgggcagatgataggcaggtgtggagaagagaagagataagAAAGGGACCAGGGTGAAtaattgaagaagaaggaaggaggagggagaataATTGCTGTGAGTTGGAAAATcctcggaggctacccagatggaatatgaagtgttgcccctccagcctgagtgggctcatcatggtagtagaggaggccattgaccgacatgtcagagtgggaattgagtaaaatggttggccactgggaaatcctgctttttgtttTCATGGTTATAGGTTAATGTTTTTACAGCTTCATACACTTCAGTTTTACTGTAGTCTTCTATAACTTACCTAAAATGTCTTAACTCAATGCAATTAAACAACAAATTAATACATTGAATCCAATCTACCCCTCACCTGTTGTCCTTCTTTAATCCATGTTTTTAACATTTGAGATCATAAAACACTCACGTGACTAAACCTAATGAATATCATTATGGAAAGAATCATCTCTACCAGTAATCATATTCCCATCTTCCCTGCATAATGTCTATATATATACACTTGCAGGATAGACTTTTATCAAGTGTAGTAAACCCGGATGATTGTCCCCTTTCAAAGTGAGAATTACTCAGCTGTAATCTGATTGAAATTAGTATCTTCCTGACGTGCACACAATTATGAAGTGATCATGACTTCACTTCTATAAGTTTTTCTTCAGGTGAATACTGGCTGGGAAATGATCGCATCAGTCAATTAACAAAAATGAAAACTACTGAGCTCCTTTTTGAAATGCATGACTGGAACGATGATAGTGTGAAAGCCCACTTTTCCAAATTTGTGGTACAGTCTGAAGTCAACAAATATCGGCTGTCAGTCAATGGCTATTCAGGTGTGGCTGGTAATACTCTGATAGAAGGAGCCAAATCGCTCTTTGGAATCAACCGAACCATGACTATACATCAGGACATGATGTTCAGTACTTACGACAGAGACAATGATGGATGGTAAGTCAAGGAGAACAGAATGCCGTTATTTTGTTACCTCTAACTTTTAAATTAGTTTAGTTGGTTTTAAACCTCAGGATGAGTTTTTAAAAGTAGAAATGTACGTGGAAGGACATCTGAAATTCATGTGTACAATTCCACTACATACTTGAAGCTGGTGTGAAATGCAGATGAATTGAGTGTCCACCCACCTAAGAGGAACTACAAATGACAATGCACTGCATCTAGCAGTGTGTATCTTGTGTAAATCTGGATgctcaaatggttcaatttaatgtcagaaaatgtgTATAAGGCATACAATCTGGAATTCTCACTTTTCACAGAAACAGCCATAGCAAATCTCACATTAATGAGAGTTGGATTTGTTGTGTCTGACTAAATTCTTTGGGAAGTTAGAAGGAGAATGGATGAGGCAGTGAATATGATGTAGTCTAAGTGGACAAAACAAGGTTTTTAACAAGGTAATAGATAACAGGCTGGTCAAAAGTACAAATCCATAGTATCAAAGAGTGAAGGAGGAACTTTCTCTTTTATTTAACTGGTATGTTGTGATTCCAGATAGTACAAAAGAGTTCATTATAGGACATTATTTACAGAATTATACATAACTGTCTCAGGACAGCTTGATAAAGGAAACCAAATGGAAGATTTTCTTTATTGGTCCAGATATAGAATACAAGAAGTGGGAGTTCATGCCTGAATTTCATTCAATGCTATCTGGATCCCATCTTGAGTACTCCATACAGATCTGGTCGCAGCATGAGCTTAAAGAGGTGATTGCACTTAGGGCATTCATGAGAATATTACTCAGTCTGGAAAACTAAAGATTAGGCAGGCTAGGATATTATCTTTGAAACAATGGAAAGTGAGGGGAGATCTGTATAATTATGAGGGACCTTGATAATCAAGAATATTGGCATGGAAATCTCCCACAGTCTCACAATACTAGCAATGATGTAAAGTTtgatgtgttctgctgacatacAAGAATCACTTAAAGAACATAACCTGTTTCAAGAAAATAAATTAGAATCTCCTAAAGAAGAAGCTGTCTATCGACCTTCTGAGAATTCTGTCGAATATTATACAATCCATATTACACTTTATTGAGAATTAAATTACTTTTTACCCAAAAGGCTAAACTGTAGGCCTAGTCAAAAAGATACTTATTCCTAGTATACATAAATATTAATGTAATTTTGTTTTAATACGTTGGCAAATTGTAGCATTTAAATGTATTGTAACTGGCAAAGGTGGCCAGTtacaaggtgtacaagatgataagaggtgtagtagacagtggaTAGACAAAAAGCTTTTTCCAAAGCCAGAAACAGCTCAtgcaaggggcataattttatggtgattgaaggaaagtataggtgAATGTCAGAGATAGgatctttacacagagaatggtgggtgcatggaatggtctgccagaggtggtggtagaggcagatacatccaGGGCATCTAAGCAGCTCCTAGACAGGCACacagataatagaaaaatggaaaaggaCCCGGTAcataataaagaggccactgagtgtactttgtGGTCTTtggctgctatagcccatccactttgaagtttgatgtgttgttctcttctgtacaccattattgtaacacatggttatctgagttactgtcaccttgctgtcagtctggccattttcctctgatgtTTCTCATTAACAATGCATCCTTACTCACGGATCTGCCACTCACTGCATtgttttttttgatttttttgcaccattctctgtaaactctaaagtaggtgttcccaacctctttttatgccatggacatttatcattaaccgaggggtccgtgggACCCTAGATTGGGAACCCCAGCTCTAGAGAGGCCCAGgggatcatcagtttctgagatactcaatctaTCTTTTCTGTCATCaatggtcaaagtcacctagaccgtatttcttcccctttctgacatCTGTCAGAACAGAATTTCCTGACCATTTCTGCATGTTCTAATTAGTTTGTTTTAATCTCAACAGGGAACCTGAAAAtccaacaaaacaatgttccagaGAAGATGGTGGTGGCTGGTGGTATAATAGGTGTCATTCTGCAAATCCCAATGGTAGATATTACGTTGGTGGAGAATATTCAAAAGAAATAACAAAGCATGGCACTGATGATGGAATAGTGTGGATGGACTGGAAAGGATCATGGTATTCACTGAAGAAGATGAGCATGAAGATCCGACCACAGTTCACTTCCACAATGCCAGATCAGGAGCAAATACCTATGCAGTTCCTAACACCCTGATAAATTTAAATCTTTATAGGATATGGAACCAAAAAGTAAATATTACATGAGCTTCAGATTGTCATTTTGGATCTATTTTTACATTTAATCTATTTGCGAATCATGAAAAGAGAATTGATTAGTGACATGTTTGTGAATACTAAAATATTGAGAAGaccaaaaatgaataaatattgcACTTAAAAATCTTACTTTGTTGAATGGCAAAAATTGTAAGAAATTCCAATCATGTATGTTTTTGGGGACTCCGAGGTTACCCTTCAGAGTTGTGAACTGTATAATTACCCCTCTTCTATTTCTTTAGTCTGCTCCATGTTTCTCTTTTTTGCTGTATTCCTTTGCTTCAGCTTCCTCATAATTTTTTTTACCATATCTTTCTTAtcttttttattcttttaatGTTACTCTTCCTCCAAACATATTTTCCATCCTCTCATTCTCCAATTTTCCTGTATCTGTTCTTCCACCTTTTACACACTCCCTTTTCCTCTGCTGTTctttcagcaaatctatagaacagtaactgtaaacaggatcaacgaaagatgaacaagagcatagaagacaacacaatgtgcaaatgcaaatatatttaaatagcaataaataacaagataaacgactccttaaagtgagatcattggttgtgggaacaccagaaatagaatgagtgtagctatccccttttgttcaagagcctgatagttgaggggtagtaactgttcttgaatctggtggtgtgagtcctgaggctcctgtaccttctacctgatgaagCAGCGAGAAAATAGATGGTCTGGATAGTGggaatctttgataatggattctgcttttctacagcaacagttcatgtagatgtgctcaatggttaggagggttttacctgggatatacagtgaaatgcatcatcttgTGTTAACGACGAACACAGTCCAtgaatatagaaccatagaaccatagaaactacagcacagaacaggccttttggcccttcttggctgtgctaaaccattttctgcctagtcccactgacctgcacacggaccatatccctccatacacctcccatccatgtatctgtccaatttattcttgaatgttaaaaaagaacccgcatttaccacctcctctgacagctcattccatactcccgccactctctgtgtgaagaagctcccccaatgttccctttaaacttctctcccctcacctttaacccacgtcctctggtttttttctcctcttgcctcagtggaaaaagcctgcttgcattcactctatctatacccatcataattttatatacctctaacaaatctcccctcattcttctacgttccagggaataaagtcctaacctattcaacctttctctgcaactgagtttctcaagtcccggtaacatccttgtaaaccttctctgcactctttcaaccttatttatatccttcctgtaatttggtgatcaaaactgaacacaatactccagattcagcctcaccaatgccttataca is part of the Mobula birostris isolate sMobBir1 chromosome 4, sMobBir1.hap1, whole genome shotgun sequence genome and harbors:
- the fgb gene encoding fibrinogen beta chain; translation: MKLILLCLFSIPAVLSRDFEYDEAIGDSETLPAGNITDPRGHRPTNPSEETEAIQQVFHRNEPSTRRHRHQNTGTPQAQKAHQRTFDNDKGGCLFIGNEMGVLCPNGCELRTALLKDEQNMMPIIKNLKLQVSNLSQSSRTINIYVERVDNEMYRRESQYLGNDHILNSYSTELEERFSLIKEKVTQTLPSSIRVMRSLVDSLKEKLKNLERAVMVQKEYCAHPCVVSCNIPVVSGKECNDIYEKGGRTSQLYLIQPDSFKQPYKVYCDMITEEGGWTLIQNRQDGSVGFGRSWDAYKNGFGNIAYDSGKGFCDTPGEYWLGNDRISQLTKMKTTELLFEMHDWNDDSVKAHFSKFVVQSEVNKYRLSVNGYSGVAGNTLIEGAKSLFGINRTMTIHQDMMFSTYDRDNDGWEPENPTKQCSREDGGGWWYNRCHSANPNGRYYVGGEYSKEITKHGTDDGIVWMDWKGSWYSLKKMSMKIRPQFTSTMPDQEQIPMQFLTP